One Panicum virgatum strain AP13 chromosome 3N, P.virgatum_v5, whole genome shotgun sequence DNA segment encodes these proteins:
- the LOC120664888 gene encoding uncharacterized protein LOC120664888, whose amino-acid sequence MPWRLARQTETPTRWGSSEGGDPGADGGGAEARSVRCECCGMAEECTPTYIGRVRERFQGKWVCGLCAAAVTERQAREPALSVGGAVEAHAAMCERFNSTVRLNPKLSLASSMRDIARKSGQHRRRSIDGAATATTPSACGGDKLARAASSCALPHV is encoded by the exons ATGCCGTGGCGCCTAGCGAGGCAGACCGAGACCCCCACG CGGTGGGGCTCGTCGGAGGGCGGCGACCcgggggcggacggcggcggcgcggaggcgcggAGCGTGCGGTGCGAGTGCTGCGGGATGGCGGAGGAGTGCACGCCCACGTACATCGGGCGCGTCCGGGAGCGGTTCCAGGGGAAGTGGGTGTGCGGGCTGTGCGCCGCGGCCGTCACGGAGCGGCAGGCGCGGGAGCCCGCGCTGTCCGTGGGCGGCGCCGTGGAGGCGCACGCGGCCATGTGCGAGCGCTTCAACTCCACCGTCCGCCTCAACCCCAAGCTGTCCCTCGCCAGCTCCATGCGCGATATCGCGCGCAAGAGCGGCCAGCACCGGAGGAGGAGCATcgacggcgccgccaccgccaccacgccGTCCGCATGCGGCGGCGACAAGCTGGCCCGCGCCGCCAGCAGCTGCGCGCTGCCCCACGTCTGA
- the LOC120664887 gene encoding uncharacterized protein LOC120664887 isoform X2, whose amino-acid sequence MSSGDSSPMESSGAPQCRHGDGAPAVSAKKLWRAMQAVYFVVVKKHQPKLAALGVHLHHLLSSRRDRRRRRSLAAVREQHPALTYLSSLSCRSMDPDAAVVHPYPRGRGHGRRRASSRPAAPTLSCRSMDPAAAVCQYQYRPREVEFSCKSTPLHKRRRRERRLLRLQDRAAADQGRDHSSEPEYYYGSTVAVTRLFELMDVEEVARATDLADYDDDGDFDIEAKAALTLGPAPRQGQIESSRRLYGIMPVHYEF is encoded by the exons ATGAGCAGCGGCGATTCGTCCCCGATGGAGTCAAGCGGTGCCCCCCAATGCCGTCATGGCGACGGTGCCCCAGCGGTGAGCGCCAAGAAGCTGTGGCGCGCGATGCAAGCCGTCTACTTCGTCGTCGTCAAGAAGCACCAGCCCAAGCTCGCCGCGCTCGGCGTGCACCTGCACCACCTCCTCTCCAGCAGGcgcgaccgccgccggcgccgcagccTCGCCGCGGTGCGGGAGCAGCATCCGGCGCTGACGTACCTGTCCTCGCTGTCGTGCCGGTCCATGGACCCGGACGCCGCGGTGGTGCACCCGTacccgcgcgggcgcggccacggccgccgccgcgcgtcgtCGAGGCCCGCGGCCCCTACCCTCTCGTGCCGGTCCatggaccccgccgccgccgtgtgccAGTACCAGTACCGCCCACGCGAGGTCGAGTTCAGCTGCAAGAGCACGCCATTGCACaagcgccggcgccgcgagcggcgcctcctccgcctgcaggaccgcgccgccgccgaccaggGACGCGACCACTCGTCGGAGCCGGAGTACTACTACGGCTCGACCGTCGCGGTGACGAGGCTGTTCGAGCTGATGGACGTCGAGGAGGTGGCCAGGGCGACGGACCTCGCGGAttacgacgacgacggcgacttCGACATCGAAGCGAAGGCGGCGCTTACTCTggggccggcgccgcggcag GGGCAAATTGAAAGTTCACGGCGGCTATACGGCATAATGCCCGTGCATTATGAGTTTTGA
- the LOC120664887 gene encoding uncharacterized protein LOC120664887 isoform X1, which produces MSSGDSSPMESSGAPQCRHGDGAPAVSAKKLWRAMQAVYFVVVKKHQPKLAALGVHLHHLLSSRRDRRRRRSLAAVREQHPALTYLSSLSCRSMDPDAAVVHPYPRGRGHGRRRASSRPAAPTLSCRSMDPAAAVCQYQYRPREVEFSCKSTPLHKRRRRERRLLRLQDRAAADQGRDHSSEPEYYYGSTVAVTRLFELMDVEEVARATDLADYDDDGDFDIEAKAALTLGPAPRQVRITDSPYLLWDDDSEEGWGAVDRRADEFITSFYEQLRTQQPRYLAK; this is translated from the coding sequence ATGAGCAGCGGCGATTCGTCCCCGATGGAGTCAAGCGGTGCCCCCCAATGCCGTCATGGCGACGGTGCCCCAGCGGTGAGCGCCAAGAAGCTGTGGCGCGCGATGCAAGCCGTCTACTTCGTCGTCGTCAAGAAGCACCAGCCCAAGCTCGCCGCGCTCGGCGTGCACCTGCACCACCTCCTCTCCAGCAGGcgcgaccgccgccggcgccgcagccTCGCCGCGGTGCGGGAGCAGCATCCGGCGCTGACGTACCTGTCCTCGCTGTCGTGCCGGTCCATGGACCCGGACGCCGCGGTGGTGCACCCGTacccgcgcgggcgcggccacggccgccgccgcgcgtcgtCGAGGCCCGCGGCCCCTACCCTCTCGTGCCGGTCCatggaccccgccgccgccgtgtgccAGTACCAGTACCGCCCACGCGAGGTCGAGTTCAGCTGCAAGAGCACGCCATTGCACaagcgccggcgccgcgagcggcgcctcctccgcctgcaggaccgcgccgccgccgaccaggGACGCGACCACTCGTCGGAGCCGGAGTACTACTACGGCTCGACCGTCGCGGTGACGAGGCTGTTCGAGCTGATGGACGTCGAGGAGGTGGCCAGGGCGACGGACCTCGCGGAttacgacgacgacggcgacttCGACATCGAAGCGAAGGCGGCGCTTACTCTggggccggcgccgcggcaggTGCGGATCACGGACTCGCCTTACCTGTTGTGGGATGACGACAGCGAGGAGGGGTGGGGCGCGGTGGACAGGCGCGCCGATGAGTTCATCACGAGCTTCTACGAGCAGCTGCGCACGCAGCAGCCGCGCTACTTGGCCAAATAG